One stretch of Candidatus Bathyarchaeia archaeon DNA includes these proteins:
- a CDS encoding PH domain-containing protein — protein sequence MPPENVTAYEPTHSSKSNYYGIIFLVILAVPIGALMFLFLQGPVAFTAVMGSVLLAVLLLLGYLTFSAGHMKYQLSNTHVQVNIGLIKKKIAYQQIASVEAAELKLNLRLFGASLPGLHWGLFRTSIGNAHVYATRIDGEFVVLTLVDGEKLVLSPAQPLQFLEAAKAKTVGAVKGVITKPDLSRGAGQWVVYAQVLAVFGAYLVFVGYFFAVYAALPETVPVHFGFDGVANRWGNKSELLFLLGIGAIFPAVNAVLSLKFGKHEKGLTVFLGAVFIAVIALFIFIVNSIAAAA from the coding sequence ATGCCACCCGAAAACGTCACAGCTTACGAGCCTACACATTCCTCAAAGTCAAATTACTACGGAATAATCTTTCTTGTCATTCTTGCAGTTCCAATTGGAGCATTGATGTTTCTGTTTTTGCAGGGACCCGTAGCCTTCACTGCAGTAATGGGTTCGGTTCTGCTTGCGGTGCTTCTCCTGCTGGGTTACCTCACGTTTTCTGCAGGGCACATGAAATACCAGCTCTCAAACACACATGTTCAAGTAAATATCGGGTTAATCAAGAAAAAAATAGCCTACCAACAAATTGCGTCAGTGGAAGCTGCAGAGTTAAAGCTGAATTTGCGGCTGTTTGGAGCAAGCCTGCCCGGGCTTCATTGGGGCTTATTTCGAACCAGCATAGGCAATGCGCACGTTTATGCTACGAGAATTGATGGGGAATTTGTGGTTCTTACGTTGGTGGATGGAGAAAAACTGGTGCTTTCACCTGCACAACCGCTCCAATTTCTTGAAGCGGCAAAGGCTAAAACTGTAGGAGCCGTAAAGGGGGTTATAACAAAGCCAGACCTCAGCCGGGGGGCGGGCCAGTGGGTTGTTTACGCGCAGGTTTTAGCCGTCTTTGGGGCGTACCTTGTTTTTGTGGGTTACTTTTTTGCGGTTTATGCTGCCCTTCCAGAAACGGTGCCTGTCCACTTTGGGTTTGACGGCGTAGCCAACCGTTGGGGAAACAAATCGGAACTGCTGTTTCTTTTGGGAATCGGCGCCATATTTCCAGCAGTCAACGCAGTTTTGTCGTTGAAGTTTGGAAAACATGAAAAAGGCTTAACGGTTTTCTTGGGTGCAGTATTCATAGCGGTGATTGCCCTGTTCATATTCATCGTCAACAGCATAGCCGCTGCAGCATAA
- a CDS encoding NUDIX hydrolase, translating to MVNRRYPDQPVVGVGAVILKGDKMLLEKRGNQPAKGQWTIPGGVVEVGESLEEAVIRETLEETDLVASEPQLIDVVDQVHLDAEGKIEYHYVIVDFIVTVSGEPQAGSDADELKWVPVDAVERYDLTPSFRRFFVKNQTKLQSITST from the coding sequence ATGGTGAACAGACGTTATCCGGACCAGCCCGTTGTCGGTGTTGGCGCAGTAATCCTCAAAGGAGACAAAATGCTCTTGGAAAAGCGCGGAAACCAACCCGCTAAGGGGCAGTGGACCATTCCAGGCGGCGTGGTTGAAGTTGGCGAAAGCTTGGAAGAAGCAGTTATCAGAGAAACCCTTGAAGAAACCGACTTAGTTGCCTCAGAGCCGCAGCTTATCGATGTAGTTGACCAAGTGCATCTGGACGCGGAGGGCAAAATCGAATACCACTACGTCATCGTGGATTTCATTGTAACCGTATCTGGTGAGCCTCAGGCGGGTAGCGACGCCGACGAACTCAAATGGGTACCTGTCGATGCTGTAGAAAGGTACGATTTAACGCCCTCTTTTAGAAGATTCTTTGTCAAAAATCAAACAAAACTACAAAGCATAACCTCGACATAG
- a CDS encoding DNA double-strand break repair nuclease NurA — MIEQYTITTTPKYNFPQPTTDTPLPTRFIELSINSLRQAHNTNLQPTPQTLTPELHQECPTQLQLKRTPLPRPPSHQPTPSAAVDTSTIKIGETKTGIIIAIRGATVQQKNRRYHYTRLGPFIFHITEENKNAVYSNLERDCFHTPYTGSRQATPPLMQMPTRLASILERWMQNRLARTTNNAVLLFDGSLISGTMDTPVHRMREILTLARRNNNTVLAFSKATSLRANGYLITDLLPSGEAPYLLETTGLRFKAPMVPLGDVYVARLHKANMAFRLDIDCEVPLQSRFEAVEKLLGNDVLQNSYPETLRLAHILCTFTANEVLAMQHFITRRHGIQIVNRPDMHRLLFGPFGREGFA; from the coding sequence GTGATTGAACAATACACAATAACAACAACCCCCAAATATAACTTTCCACAACCCACAACCGACACCCCCCTCCCCACACGCTTCATAGAACTCAGCATCAACAGCCTCCGCCAAGCCCACAACACAAACCTCCAACCCACCCCCCAAACCCTCACCCCCGAACTTCATCAAGAATGCCCCACGCAACTCCAACTCAAACGCACACCCCTCCCCCGCCCACCAAGCCACCAACCAACCCCCAGCGCAGCAGTCGACACCTCCACCATCAAAATCGGCGAAACCAAAACCGGCATCATCATCGCCATCCGCGGCGCCACCGTCCAACAAAAAAACCGCCGCTACCACTACACTCGGCTGGGTCCCTTCATTTTCCACATAACCGAAGAAAACAAAAACGCCGTCTACAGCAACCTCGAACGCGACTGTTTCCACACCCCCTACACCGGCAGCCGCCAAGCCACCCCGCCGCTGATGCAAATGCCCACGCGCCTCGCCAGCATTCTGGAGCGGTGGATGCAAAATCGCCTCGCTCGAACCACAAACAACGCCGTCCTGCTTTTTGACGGCAGCCTCATCTCAGGCACCATGGACACGCCCGTGCACCGCATGCGCGAAATCCTCACCCTTGCCCGCAGAAACAACAACACCGTTCTCGCGTTCAGCAAAGCTACCAGTCTGCGCGCCAACGGTTACCTCATAACTGACCTGCTGCCCAGTGGCGAAGCGCCTTACCTGCTGGAAACCACGGGGCTGCGGTTTAAGGCGCCTATGGTTCCGTTGGGTGATGTCTATGTGGCGCGGCTGCACAAAGCCAACATGGCTTTTCGCCTTGACATTGACTGCGAAGTCCCGTTGCAGAGCCGCTTTGAAGCCGTCGAGAAGCTGCTGGGCAACGACGTGCTCCAAAACAGCTACCCCGAGACGCTGCGGCTGGCGCATATTTTGTGTACGTTTACGGCAAATGAGGTTTTGGCGATGCAGCACTTCATCACGCGCCGGCACGGAATCCAAATTGTCAACCGTCCAGACATGCATCGACTGCTGTTTGGCCCGTTTGGCAGGGAGGGGTTTGCATGA
- a CDS encoding winged helix-turn-helix domain-containing protein yields the protein MTNPNNQTMLTAIEELKTEIKTLRAELNRLEGSILKERIKAVEEALTQNRRLLFANQLQEELNEDLQNLTDAQCKNQPNCIKKFAEIANENLKAIKESNSTDTLADFDSKIDHAKQITEKAKGAPCEACHRNFQKKLKREKRAFQTVVLVEKNAEDKQNEELNIAKLVEGVLEPLANSVRLKILLSTYEGKNSFSRLTQITNLKGGHLIFHVKKLLDAGLIAQEDNKGDYLITQKGIDVMKKILLLS from the coding sequence ATGACCAACCCAAACAACCAAACAATGCTAACCGCCATCGAAGAACTAAAAACCGAAATCAAAACCCTCCGAGCCGAACTAAACCGACTTGAAGGCTCAATCCTCAAAGAACGCATAAAAGCCGTCGAAGAAGCCTTAACCCAAAACCGCCGTCTCCTTTTCGCCAACCAACTCCAAGAAGAACTCAACGAAGACCTTCAAAACCTCACCGACGCCCAATGCAAAAACCAACCCAACTGCATAAAAAAATTCGCAGAAATCGCCAACGAAAACCTCAAAGCCATAAAAGAATCAAACTCCACCGACACCTTAGCCGACTTTGACTCCAAAATCGACCATGCAAAACAGATCACAGAAAAAGCCAAAGGAGCACCCTGTGAAGCCTGCCACCGAAATTTTCAGAAAAAACTAAAACGCGAAAAGCGGGCGTTCCAAACCGTGGTTCTGGTTGAGAAAAACGCCGAAGACAAACAAAACGAAGAACTAAACATAGCCAAGCTTGTGGAGGGGGTACTGGAGCCACTGGCAAATTCCGTGCGGCTTAAAATCCTGCTCAGCACCTACGAGGGCAAAAACAGCTTCTCACGATTAACCCAAATAACCAACCTGAAGGGAGGGCACCTGATTTTTCACGTCAAAAAGCTACTGGATGCGGGGTTGATTGCCCAAGAAGACAACAAAGGCGACTACCTCATAACCCAAAAAGGCATCGACGTGATGAAAAAAATTCTCTTACTATCATAG
- a CDS encoding class I SAM-dependent methyltransferase, protein MSNDVLRVHSESAQTYDQICLQVESHAHEVLFGMAFEYINPKEALIDIGIGTGVCSKLFHKAGLKIYGVDNSQEMLAVCRKKGFATELKKHDLCSGNWPFEAQAFHHAICCGVFHFIPDLIVFFQETRRVLKDKGTFSFTLIDGKGKTSYVDSGIHIYCHDENAILPLASGCGFSLLKRLPFSTFKDPRKQETVHFKAYTLRKT, encoded by the coding sequence ATGTCCAATGACGTCCTAAGAGTGCATTCAGAATCTGCGCAAACATATGACCAAATCTGCCTGCAGGTGGAGTCACATGCACACGAAGTCCTCTTCGGGATGGCTTTCGAATACATTAACCCAAAAGAAGCACTGATAGACATCGGGATAGGCACCGGCGTGTGCTCTAAGCTTTTTCACAAGGCAGGTTTGAAAATTTATGGCGTGGACAACTCGCAAGAAATGCTCGCCGTCTGCAGAAAGAAAGGGTTTGCAACGGAACTGAAAAAACACGATTTGTGCTCTGGTAACTGGCCTTTTGAGGCTCAGGCGTTTCACCATGCCATCTGCTGCGGCGTGTTCCACTTCATTCCCGATTTAATCGTTTTCTTTCAAGAAACCCGCCGCGTTCTAAAGGACAAGGGCACCTTCAGCTTCACCCTAATTGACGGAAAGGGAAAAACCTCCTATGTGGACTCTGGCATCCACATTTACTGCCACGACGAAAACGCGATACTTCCTCTTGCATCTGGCTGCGGTTTTTCTTTGCTTAAACGACTGCCATTTTCTACCTTCAAAGACCCCCGCAAACAGGAAACAGTGCATTTTAAGGCTTACACCCTAAGAAAAACATAG
- a CDS encoding alpha/beta hydrolase family protein codes for MPQNQQIENKETQWIVDEIPVYGTLTYPKSEKTCGAVVFVAGSGPTDRDWCSPLLPGTNGSGKLLAEALAHQGFLTLRYDKRASGPHAKEAAMKLKGKISMQSHVDELAGAVKTIVAERQGDDSDLFVLSSSEGAIHALNYQLEAKQHRFRGFVLTGAPGRAVGQVARSQIFSQVAALPDAESTMKYYDAAIAAFVEGKPVVPDASLPEGMKQLLLSLATPFNLPFARELWIYNPAKAIAKLDAPLLVVIGKKDIQTDWQADGKPLEAAAAKNGLAEFVYPENANHILKHEETPREKLDAQAALHYNASDRVLDQEAAGAIFEWLNKQTSEA; via the coding sequence ATGCCACAAAATCAGCAAATCGAAAACAAAGAAACACAATGGATAGTCGACGAGATTCCTGTTTACGGCACATTGACTTACCCAAAAAGCGAGAAAACATGCGGTGCAGTAGTGTTTGTGGCGGGCAGTGGACCAACCGACCGCGATTGGTGCTCACCTCTTTTGCCCGGAACCAACGGCAGCGGCAAGCTGCTGGCGGAAGCCCTCGCACATCAGGGGTTTTTGACTTTACGTTATGATAAACGTGCCTCGGGACCACATGCAAAAGAGGCTGCGATGAAGCTGAAAGGTAAAATCAGCATGCAAAGCCACGTTGACGAATTGGCTGGCGCCGTTAAAACCATAGTGGCTGAGAGGCAGGGAGATGATTCGGACTTGTTTGTGCTTTCCAGTAGCGAAGGCGCCATTCACGCCTTAAACTACCAACTTGAAGCTAAGCAGCACAGATTCAGAGGTTTCGTGCTCACAGGTGCCCCTGGAAGAGCCGTTGGTCAAGTGGCGCGTAGTCAGATTTTCAGCCAAGTCGCAGCGTTACCAGACGCAGAATCCACAATGAAGTACTATGACGCTGCCATTGCCGCATTTGTCGAGGGCAAACCAGTAGTTCCTGACGCGTCTCTGCCTGAGGGTATGAAACAACTGTTGCTAAGTTTGGCAACGCCATTTAACTTGCCCTTTGCCCGCGAATTATGGATATACAACCCAGCAAAAGCTATAGCCAAACTCGATGCTCCATTGCTGGTGGTTATTGGCAAAAAGGACATCCAAACTGACTGGCAAGCAGACGGGAAGCCCCTGGAAGCTGCGGCTGCCAAAAACGGCTTGGCAGAGTTTGTGTACCCAGAAAACGCGAATCATATACTGAAGCATGAAGAGACGCCCCGTGAGAAACTTGATGCTCAAGCGGCGCTGCACTACAATGCTTCCGACCGCGTGCTGGACCAAGAAGCTGCAGGAGCCATTTTTGAGTGGCTCAACAAGCAGACTTCAGAAGCGTAA
- a CDS encoding flavodoxin family protein: protein MTNLLIAYYSKTGNTEKIASLIAEGAKTTPQTTVVVKKAQTIDAKEAAQADAFAIGSPTYFSLMSGPTLTLLTELYFVRDQLAGKPMVAFATGGGSQTKAVENIESVLKAFNPKLLQPGLAVGNTVSDADAQQARKLGADLAKAAAETKAT from the coding sequence ATGACGAACCTCTTAATCGCCTACTACTCCAAAACTGGAAACACCGAAAAAATCGCCAGCCTCATAGCCGAAGGCGCCAAAACCACACCCCAAACCACCGTAGTGGTCAAAAAAGCCCAAACCATAGACGCCAAAGAAGCCGCCCAAGCCGACGCCTTCGCAATTGGCTCCCCCACATACTTCAGCCTAATGTCTGGGCCAACCCTAACCCTACTCACGGAACTGTATTTTGTTCGTGACCAGCTAGCCGGCAAACCCATGGTAGCATTTGCCACAGGCGGCGGCAGCCAAACTAAAGCCGTGGAAAACATCGAAAGTGTCCTAAAAGCCTTCAACCCCAAACTACTACAACCCGGACTGGCTGTGGGCAACACAGTTTCGGACGCCGACGCCCAGCAAGCAAGAAAACTGGGAGCCGACTTGGCTAAAGCCGCAGCAGAAACCAAAGCAACTTAG
- a CDS encoding ABC transporter permease, whose product MKARDVFSYSLSAIKLRKLRAALTILGVVIGIAAIVALLGITQGVESTITSELSQGLATDTLIITTNSGLGGGGGFGGNGGQSDAEGGLGGGGASSSNFKLYLNYTNDLNSTLDPGIVSSFAIIQQSGYLQSGDDTRQVTNLVGVDFEAYDSVYGSTFKAASGDINLNPSDTDIVIGARVSDPRLNGTVLFNAGDQADLIWTNVTQLSFANETYSGQISAVLEKIGGFSFVGPSDTGVYIPLSQAQSFFGTDEASMIIVKLANSDNATVTQATKAITDYFKNQVTIISPNAVVDLLSSIVNILGLFVAGIAGISLLVAGIGIMNIMIVSLIERTREIGILKALGMKSRTVLSIFLAESAIIGLIGGVLGVLGGWGLAQAVSFIVAKMFELGGGLTLTPVFTPQVILGALAFGMSVSIIFALYPAWRASKLKPVDALRYE is encoded by the coding sequence ATGAAGGCACGTGACGTTTTCTCTTACTCGTTAAGCGCTATTAAACTGCGGAAACTCCGCGCTGCCCTCACCATACTAGGAGTCGTCATAGGCATAGCCGCCATTGTTGCGTTGCTGGGCATTACACAGGGGGTTGAGAGCACCATAACTAGCGAACTTAGTCAAGGCTTAGCCACTGACACCCTCATTATAACCACCAACTCTGGTCTTGGAGGTGGAGGCGGCTTTGGCGGTAATGGTGGTCAAAGTGACGCAGAAGGCGGCTTAGGCGGCGGAGGTGCATCCAGTTCAAACTTCAAGCTATACCTCAATTACACCAATGACCTCAACTCAACGCTGGACCCAGGAATCGTTTCCTCGTTTGCAATCATTCAGCAGTCAGGCTACCTGCAATCAGGTGACGACACACGGCAAGTTACCAACTTGGTTGGCGTTGACTTTGAAGCCTACGACAGCGTTTATGGCAGTACCTTCAAAGCTGCCAGCGGAGACATAAACCTGAATCCTTCCGACACAGACATCGTGATTGGCGCACGGGTAAGTGACCCCAGACTTAACGGCACCGTACTCTTCAACGCGGGAGACCAAGCAGACCTCATCTGGACAAATGTCACCCAACTTAGCTTCGCAAACGAAACATACTCTGGACAAATCTCTGCTGTTCTGGAAAAAATAGGCGGATTCAGCTTTGTGGGCCCCTCCGACACGGGCGTTTACATCCCGCTTTCGCAAGCTCAAAGCTTCTTTGGAACTGACGAAGCCAGCATGATAATCGTGAAACTTGCCAACAGCGACAACGCTACCGTAACCCAAGCCACCAAAGCCATAACCGACTACTTCAAGAACCAAGTCACCATCATATCCCCCAACGCCGTCGTTGATTTACTCTCCAGCATCGTAAACATCTTAGGCTTGTTCGTGGCGGGCATTGCAGGAATTTCACTGCTGGTTGCGGGAATCGGCATAATGAACATCATGATTGTGTCGCTGATTGAACGCACCCGCGAAATCGGCATCCTCAAGGCGTTAGGCATGAAGAGCCGAACCGTGCTCTCCATCTTCCTTGCTGAATCAGCCATCATCGGCTTAATCGGCGGAGTCTTGGGCGTCCTTGGAGGCTGGGGCTTAGCGCAAGCTGTCAGCTTCATCGTGGCAAAAATGTTTGAGTTAGGCGGCGGCTTAACCCTCACGCCCGTGTTCACGCCCCAAGTTATCTTGGGCGCGTTGGCGTTTGGTATGAGTGTAAGCATAATCTTCGCGTTGTACCCTGCTTGGCGCGCTTCCAAACTGAAGCCTGTGGATGCCCTACGATACGAGTAG
- a CDS encoding flavodoxin family protein, producing MKSVVVYYSRTGNTKFIAETIAAQLCADLCEVTDKTKRDGKLTYLTGGFASLREKPTEIEVSKPVGVYDLVVVGSPVWAGKIAPAIRTFLKTTDLSQKLVALFVTLGGDKPEHALQNMKTAFAAKQLVGEFGVTSALDKREQTLAQVAAWCSKLQKSLN from the coding sequence ATGAAGAGTGTGGTTGTTTATTATTCTCGAACGGGAAACACCAAGTTTATAGCAGAAACCATCGCCGCCCAACTATGTGCCGATCTATGTGAAGTTACGGATAAAACAAAACGTGACGGTAAACTGACCTATTTGACAGGCGGATTTGCCTCTTTGCGGGAAAAACCCACAGAAATTGAAGTCTCCAAACCCGTCGGCGTCTATGACTTGGTGGTTGTGGGTTCGCCTGTGTGGGCAGGAAAAATAGCCCCCGCTATCAGGACATTTCTAAAAACCACTGACCTGTCCCAGAAACTTGTTGCATTATTTGTGACGTTAGGCGGAGACAAACCTGAACACGCGTTGCAGAACATGAAGACGGCGTTCGCGGCGAAACAATTAGTCGGCGAGTTCGGAGTTACCTCCGCATTGGATAAGCGGGAACAAACCTTGGCGCAAGTGGCTGCTTGGTGTAGCAAACTGCAAAAATCACTTAACTAA
- a CDS encoding OsmC family protein — MSSTKRMIVDWKGQLRLEAANEKGLLVRFDAPKEHGGEESALSPMENVLASLAACSSFHVLTILKKKRQTVTGYSVEATAERRDEPPRVFTKIHLKYVIKGENLDPHAVETAIKLSEESYCSVGGMLKKAVPITSSFEINP; from the coding sequence ATGTCTTCTACAAAACGAATGATTGTTGACTGGAAGGGGCAGCTCCGCCTTGAGGCTGCAAACGAAAAAGGGCTTTTGGTGCGGTTTGATGCACCCAAAGAGCACGGCGGCGAAGAAAGTGCCCTTTCCCCAATGGAAAACGTGCTCGCCAGCTTAGCGGCATGCAGCAGCTTCCATGTTCTGACAATCCTGAAAAAGAAACGCCAAACCGTCACGGGCTACTCTGTTGAGGCAACCGCTGAAAGGAGAGACGAGCCCCCGCGGGTCTTCACCAAAATTCACCTCAAATACGTCATTAAAGGCGAAAACCTCGACCCCCACGCTGTGGAGACCGCTATCAAACTCTCCGAAGAAAGTTATTGCTCGGTGGGCGGGATGCTAAAAAAAGCTGTTCCTATAACCTCTTCCTTCGAAATCAACCCCTAA
- a CDS encoding TrmB family transcriptional regulator: protein MALEHTYVQTLTGLGLTSCQSRVYLELVRLGSSSAKAISAAAQVTRQDVYRIMPALQEMGLVETVIDSPTLFNAIPIEEGVSILMKRRKKENDELRVKTRHLLANFRAKETKHLPQEHAFVLIPPKETDVRRRKRSLSKAQETFDAISSKKRFSQAVFHMFETLSAAADRGVRIRLITERPEEGGLPKELEHLAKNARVEVRFLEYPPKAVVNIVDGLEASILTLGSAGWAQSSSLWTSNPSFVAVVQDHFDSTWSKALPLALAEARPRKCWT, encoded by the coding sequence ATGGCTTTGGAACACACGTACGTGCAAACATTAACTGGATTGGGGCTTACTTCTTGCCAAAGCCGCGTCTATCTTGAACTCGTACGTTTAGGTTCTTCGTCTGCAAAAGCAATCTCCGCAGCAGCACAGGTCACCCGTCAGGATGTTTACCGCATCATGCCTGCCCTTCAGGAAATGGGGTTAGTTGAAACTGTTATTGACTCTCCCACTCTTTTCAACGCCATACCCATCGAAGAAGGCGTTTCCATCCTGATGAAACGCAGGAAAAAAGAAAATGATGAGCTCCGTGTAAAAACGCGGCACTTGCTGGCAAACTTCCGAGCCAAAGAAACAAAGCATCTTCCCCAAGAACACGCATTTGTTTTGATTCCTCCAAAAGAAACTGATGTTCGGCGGCGAAAACGCTCCCTCTCCAAAGCTCAAGAAACCTTTGACGCCATCAGTTCTAAGAAGCGTTTTTCTCAAGCGGTTTTTCATATGTTTGAGACCTTAAGTGCAGCGGCAGACCGCGGCGTGAGGATTCGTTTGATAACGGAGCGTCCTGAAGAAGGTGGATTGCCTAAGGAATTGGAGCATTTGGCAAAAAATGCTCGTGTGGAAGTTCGTTTTCTTGAGTATCCTCCTAAGGCGGTTGTGAACATTGTTGATGGTTTGGAGGCTTCAATTTTGACTTTGGGGTCTGCGGGTTGGGCGCAGTCGTCTTCTTTGTGGACCAGTAATCCTAGTTTTGTGGCTGTGGTTCAAGACCATTTTGATTCAACTTGGAGTAAAGCGTTACCTTTAGCTTTGGCTGAGGCGCGTCCCCGTAAATGTTGGACTTAA
- a CDS encoding ATP-binding protein: MKLYRKEGNIIQILSFPNECAEKGDYLMVEDTEAAKALIVQVIDVQFAAVPGVLEELLRTLPDGGEPIQGEDIDPLEIAPHITYIQDASLLVCKIRATLENNMLSPSSSWLPSRSQSLIRKLSVPALMKLANVDGKRPIILGGTKDSSLLTIDATALDGTLNIITGKKGCGKSHLSKLLMASLVGYKATVVVFDLNGEYGSIGMTNDGKRNIYYDRIYALTPSQNFKVAINQLHLNVVLGILVNALHLPGTSAREFKRIWKQLKDQSKLTLAELHEAIRNCNCNQHVRDALASRYFSLVNSGFFTDNLTEAALLDDSLLKAKDSGGAIIINLKNTGNIDRQIVVEYVLGKLVDSLQNWKLKAVFLFAEEAHLYLRETYWDDIVTRMRHFGIFTTFITNQPDTVQETIYRQADNIFLFNFTNEHDLDVVSRAARVDAETVRSIARDLPPHNCLTLGRVVRDFPMVTRVRSLDLKTMGETRLFFAS, encoded by the coding sequence ATGAAGCTTTACCGAAAAGAAGGCAACATCATCCAAATCCTCAGCTTCCCCAACGAATGCGCCGAAAAAGGCGACTACCTCATGGTCGAAGACACAGAAGCTGCCAAGGCGCTGATTGTGCAGGTGATTGATGTGCAGTTTGCCGCGGTGCCAGGTGTGTTGGAGGAGCTTCTGCGTACGTTGCCTGATGGAGGTGAACCGATTCAGGGCGAAGACATTGACCCGCTGGAAATCGCGCCCCACATAACCTACATCCAAGACGCAAGCTTGCTAGTGTGCAAAATCCGCGCCACCCTCGAAAACAACATGCTAAGCCCCAGCAGCAGCTGGCTGCCCAGCCGTTCCCAGTCGCTGATTCGGAAGCTGTCGGTACCCGCGCTGATGAAGCTGGCAAACGTGGATGGCAAGCGACCCATCATTTTGGGCGGAACCAAAGACTCCTCGCTACTCACCATCGACGCCACCGCCTTAGACGGCACACTAAACATCATCACAGGCAAGAAGGGCTGCGGCAAAAGCCACCTCAGCAAGCTGCTTATGGCTAGTCTTGTGGGCTACAAAGCCACTGTCGTCGTCTTTGACCTTAACGGCGAGTATGGCAGCATCGGCATGACCAACGACGGCAAACGAAACATATACTACGACCGCATCTACGCCCTCACGCCCAGCCAAAACTTCAAAGTCGCCATAAACCAACTCCACCTCAACGTCGTTTTAGGCATCCTCGTCAACGCGCTGCATTTGCCTGGAACTTCGGCGCGGGAGTTCAAACGCATCTGGAAACAACTCAAAGACCAAAGCAAACTCACCCTCGCCGAACTCCACGAAGCCATCCGAAACTGCAACTGTAACCAGCATGTCCGTGACGCTCTTGCCAGCCGCTACTTTTCGCTGGTTAACTCTGGTTTCTTCACTGACAACCTCACCGAAGCAGCCCTGCTTGATGACAGCCTGCTCAAGGCTAAGGACAGCGGCGGCGCAATCATCATCAACCTCAAGAACACCGGCAACATAGACCGCCAAATCGTCGTCGAATACGTCTTGGGCAAGCTTGTGGATTCGCTGCAAAACTGGAAACTCAAAGCGGTTTTCCTCTTTGCCGAGGAGGCACACCTGTACCTGCGGGAAACCTACTGGGACGACATCGTCACACGCATGCGGCACTTTGGCATATTCACCACGTTCATCACTAACCAGCCTGACACGGTGCAGGAGACCATCTACAGGCAAGCGGACAACATTTTCCTGTTTAACTTCACCAACGAACATGACTTGGATGTGGTCAGCCGAGCTGCACGCGTAGACGCTGAAACGGTTCGCAGCATTGCACGGGATTTGCCGCCGCACAACTGCCTTACCTTGGGGCGGGTTGTCCGAGACTTTCCCATGGTTACACGGGTGCGTTCGCTGGATTTGAAAACGATGGGCGAAACCCGACTGTTCTTCGCCTCATAG